A genome region from Macaca fascicularis isolate 582-1 chromosome 3, T2T-MFA8v1.1 includes the following:
- the OR2A7 gene encoding olfactory receptor 2A7 — translation MGHNLTSITEFLLLGFPVGPRIQMLLFGLFSPFYVFTLLGNGTILGLISLDSRLHTPMYFFLSHLAVVDIAYACNTVPQMLVNLLHPAKPISFAGCMTQTFLFSTFAVTECLLLVVMSYDRYVAICHPLRYLAIMTWRVCITLAATSWAPGVVLSLIHLVLLLPLPFCRPQKINHFFCEILAVLKLACADTHINENMVLAGAISGLVGPLSTIVVSYMCILCAILQIQSREGQRKAFSTCFSHLCVVGLFYGTAIIMYVGPRYGNPKEQKKYLLLFHSLFNPMLNPLIYSLRNSEVKNTLKRLLEVERALWRGLWHCD, via the coding sequence ATGGGACACAATCTAACATCCATCACAGAGTTCCTCCTGCTGGGATTTCCCGTTGGCCCAAGGATTCAGATGCTCCTGTTTGGGCTCTTCTCCCCATTCTATGTCTTCACCCTGCTGGGGAACGGGACCATCCTGGGGCTCATCTCACTGGACTCCAGACTGCACACCCCCATGTACTTCTTCCTCTCACACCTGGCGGTCGTCGACATCGCCTACGCCTGCAACACAGTGCCCCAGATGCTGGTGAACCTGCTGCATCCAGCCAAGCCCATCTCCTTTGCAGGCTGCATGACCCAGACCTTTCTCTTTTCCACTTTTGCTGTCACAGAATGTCTCCTCCTGGTGGTTATGTCCTATGATCGGTACGTGGCCATCTGCCACCCCCTCCGATATTTGGCCATCATGACCTGGAGAGTCTGTATCACCCTAGCGGCAACTTCCTGGGCCCCTGGAGTTGTTTTATCCTTGATTCATCTTGTGTTACTTCTACCTTTACCCTTCTGTAGGCCCCAGAAAATTAATCACTTTTTTTGTGAAATCTTGGCTGTTCTCAAACTTGCCTGTGCCGATACCCACATCAATGAGAACATGGTCTTGGCCGGAGCAATTTCTGGGCTGGTGGGACCCTTGTCCACTATTGTAGTTTCATATATGTGCATCCTCTGTGCTATCCTTCAGATCCAATCGAGGGAAGGTCAGAGGAAAGCCTTCTCCACCTGCTTCTCCCACCTCTGTGTAGTTGGACTCTTTTATGGCACAGCCATTATCATGTATGTTGGACCCAGATATGGGAACCCCAAGGAGCAGAAGAAATATCTCCTGCTGTTTCACAGCCTCTTCAATCCCATGCTCAATCCCCTTATCTATAGTCTTAGGAACTCAGAAGTGAAGAATACTTTGAAGAGACTGCTGGAAGTAGAAAGGGCTTTATGGAGAGGATTATGGCATTGTGATTGA